The following coding sequences lie in one Trichoderma breve strain T069 chromosome 1, whole genome shotgun sequence genomic window:
- a CDS encoding helix-loop-helix DNA-binding domain-containing protein, with amino-acid sequence METQTQQRMLPSKSAGLTNILNRDERAPSHAAPAPQLRDSGFYSTHETSSKHNSAASFTVTGLSPAGSGYSSVDKTPSPVATNMIPQAIVSPAASNMSVASMVSPNPSNVDRRFDRPTSLDTASISGATLGEGLAAVAGSRRESVDSRINQGFSDMRLGGSGYTSNNQSSSSIQNTLHSQRNPRPNFEALASHRISNGYQPSVDRNPEPTKVSRTAPTITGPTTGLIARAAEPTKGQAWAFPEEEIQRVDQRASAHLVNNHSSYDVSRRSSVTESIASSQFTTESRLPPGQRRLDDGSEFSRMNSSEFPPVHHHTMQHKQLSDLQAEESNGATGSQPYSRTPELRVSHKLAERKRRTEMKELFDQLRDLMPQERGSKASKWEILTKAIAEHQRQLDHIRVLQNHYNQAMTENDLLRRELSGMRMESSQYMGQQPPPPGPAPQAAPYSSDPYANAPRTELPPLRTISNGIPNGPDSMTGVQYEAPRANGYRQERY; translated from the exons ATGGAAACGCAGACACAGCAGCGAATGCTGCCGAGCAAATCTGCTGGACTCACCAACATCCTCAACAGAGACGAGCGAGCCCCTTCGCACGCCGCGCCTGCTCCCCAGCTACGCGATTCTGGATTTTACTCTACCCACGAAACGTCGAGTAAGC ATaattcagcagcatcttttACGGTTACTGGACTCAGCCCAGCCGGATCTGGTTATTCGTCCGTTGACAAGACACCCTCCCCCGTCGCCACCAATATGATACCCCAGGCCATCGTCTCCCCAGCTGCGAGCAACATGAGCGTAGCCTCGATGGTCTCCCCCAATCCCTCCAATGTGGATCGAAGATTCGATCGACCAACTTCGCTGGACACGGCCAGCATTTCAGGGGCAACCCTAGGAGAAGGGCTTGCTGCCGTTGCAGGTAGCCGGCGTGAAAGCGTCGATAGCAGAATCAACCAGGGCTTTAGTGACATGCGTCTGGGAGGCTCTGGCTACACTAGCAACAACCAATCCTCGTCCTCTATCCAGAACACTCTACACTCTCAACGAAACCCCAGGCCCAATTTCGAGGCTCTCGCTTCGCACCGGATTTCCAATGGATACCAGCCCAGCGTTGACCGAAACCCAGAGCCCACCAAAGTCAGCAGAACAGCTCCTACGATTACTGGTCCTACAACCGGGCTCATCGCCCGTGCAGCCGAGCCGACTAAGGGTCAGGCCTGGGCTTTCCCCGAGGAAGAAATCCAAAGAGTTGACCAGAGGGCCAGTGCCCACCTTGTTAACAACCACTCGTCCTATGATGTGTCTCGTCGCAGCAGCGTTACCGAGTCCATTGCTAGCAGCCAGTTTACTACCGAGTCGAGGCTGCCACCGGGTCAGCGCAGGCTCGACGATGGCTCCGAGTTTTCGCGCATGAACTCGTCCGAGTTCCCTCCCGTACACCACCATACCATGCAGCACAAGCAGCTGAGCGATCTTCAAGCCGAAGAGAGCAACGGTGCCACAGGTTCCCAGCCCTACAGCAGAACCCCTGAACTGCGGGTGAGCCACAAGCTGGCGGAGCGGAAGCGAAGAACCGAGATGAAGGAGCTGTTTGACCAGCTTAGAGATTTGATGCCACAGGAGCGTGGATCCAAAGCCTCCAAGTGGGAGATTCTTACCAAAG CCATTGCCGAGCACCAGAGACAGCTTGACCACATCAGGGTCCTTCAGAATCACTATAACCAAGCGATGACTGAGAACGATCTGCTGCGGCGAGAACTGTCAGGAATGCGAATGGAAAGCTCTCAGTATATGGGccagcagccaccgcctCCGGGACCCGCCCCTCAAGCGGCTCCTTACTCATCCGATCCTTATGCGAATGCACCCCGGACCGAGCTGCCGCCTCTCCGGACCATCAGCAACGGCATCCCGAACGGCCCGGATTCCATGACGGGTGTTCAGTATGAAGCGCCGCGAGCCAACGGATATCGACAAGAACGGTACTAG
- a CDS encoding fungal zn(2)-Cys(6) binuclear cluster domain-containing protein, with translation MTSLDQFEQLQQHSYTFASPPPSTMDSFTGDTSPLSSLGSGLRKLDRIGGDGGAASRQKSCNACVRGKRRCDKRTPRCTRCATKGLDCVYQRQPPPIAQQQQSQQQQSQQQQQSQQQSQPQSQNLLHHQHQHQSPPITSNSATASSSCASAVEGSCTTPDMPPEFDMSFDIESLGTATGTNTSPESLQQQDVGLGLGGESQHHQHADLGFSIVDLMNASAGTGPGSLWDLTGFGDGTSKMDLPPVPVIPPLQTQQQPGQSQQQQQQQPQQPVHDPRSKIGFIVQSISEMYTSFTQRREAPFMHPRLWMSQLPKTIITTFAATSAYSARTAQTKGWALKVLLDAVREVHRDGERATTHADRLARVQALLLLNSMRIFDGDVSMRAAAEREMSVMLAWVKDLVVVKNELEEGLPASTLISRDRPPKSWESWIMLESTRRTIMIAYAVMCLVFVLKSEEAPNDCWEDGHSFTSSRHLWEATSSVEFFKAWREKPQYCITDLSFKEFWMYARPDDMDEFTRLMLTTQVGVDAIEHFLSGDTSIPVE, from the exons ATGACATCGCTCGACCAGTttgagcagcttcagcagcacAGCTACACCTTTGCCTCTCCGCCTCCGTCGACGATGGACTCCTTCACTGGCGACACCAGCCCGCTGAGCAGTCTCGGCTCTGGCCTACGCAAGCTAGACCGCAtcggcggcgatggcggcgCGGCGTCGCGGCAGAAGAGCTGCAATGCCTGTGTTAGAGGCAAGCGGCGCTGCGACAAGCGAACTCCACGATGCACCCGGTGTGCGACAAAGGGCCTGGACTGCGTCTATCAGCGTCAGCCTCCTCCTAttgctcagcagcaacagtcacaacagcaacagtcacaacaacagcaacaatcaCAGCAACAGTCCCAGCCGCAGTCGCAAAACCTCCTacaccatcaacatcaacaccaatCACCACCCATCACCTCAAACTCTGCAACGGCATCGTCGTCTTGTGCTTCCGCCGTCGAGGGCAGCTGCACTACACCCGACATGCCCCCCGAATTCGACATGAGCTTCGATATTGAGAGCCTCGGCACTGCAACCGGTACAAACACGAGTCCCGAGAgtctccagcagcaggacGTGGGGTTGGGGCTCGGCGGCGAGtctcagcatcaccagcatGCCGATCTAGGCTTCTCCATCGTCGATTTGATGAATGCGAGCGCCGGCACGGGCCCTGGCAGCTTGTGGGATCTGACCGGCTTTGGAGACGGCACCAGCAAGATGGACCTTCCGCCGGTTCCCGTCATCCCGCCGTTAcagacgcagcagcaaccgGGCCAgtcgcagcaacagcaacaacagcagccgcaacaACCC GTGCACGATCCCCGCAGCAAGATTGGCTTCATTGTCCAGAGTATATCAGAGATGTACACGAGCTTCACGCAGCGCCGCGAGGCTCCCTTCATGCACCCCCGCCTGTGGATGTCACAGCTACCCAAAACCATCATCACAACATTTGCCGCTACCTCGGCGTATTCGGCACGTACTGCGCAGACCAAGGGATGGGCGCTCAAGGTGCTGCTAGATGCAGTGCGCGAGGTCCATCGGGATGGTGAGAGGGCGACTACACACGCCGACCGCCTGGCCAGAGTGCAAGCCCTTTTGCTGCTCAACTCGATGCGCATCTTTGACGGGGATGTGAGCATGAGGGCGGCAgccgagagagagatgagcGTCATGCTGGCGTGGGTAAAGGATCTAGTTGTGGTCAAGaatgagctggaggagggctTGCCAGCATCAACTCTTATCTCGAGAGATAGGCCGCCAAAGAGCTGGGAG AGCTGGATTATGCTGGAAAGCACTAGGCGCACCATTATGATTGCTTATGCAGTCATGTGTCTCGTTTTCGTCTTGAAATCTGAAGAAG CCCCCAACGACTGCTGGGAAGACGGGCATAGCTTCACGAGCTCGCGGCACCTCTGGGAGGCCACATCGTCGGTTGAATTTTTCAAGGCCTGGCGTGAGAAGCCGCAGTATTGCATCACCGATCTTAGTTTCAAGGAGTTCTGGATGTATGCGAGACCGGACGACATGGATGAGTTTacgaggctgatgctgacCAC GCAAGTTGGCGTGGATGCCATTGAGCACTTTCTTTCAGGCGACACGAGCATTCCGGTTGAGTGA
- a CDS encoding glutaredoxin domain-containing protein — MPSPRRMRLLMVAVVITVVVMLFYSSGMEPEADAALKGFYEKTKEAMERGTARGQAVINSQTGQKAGHIPADKDGDGDIDDDDKVASQELQERLQAVAQEAKDKANEKSPKPDIPSRIVGVGSSAEGQAKKGQVKVGGGGDVGDRVKTDVTKEETKEEHEAEVEINSILKKSPVIIFSKSYCPYSKRAKGILLEKYSITPEPFVVELDEHPLGPHLQDYLLKKTGRRTVPNILINGVSIGGSDDIVALDNEDKLVGKVRDLGQARIEISPRFTKGEHQ, encoded by the exons ATGCCTTCGCCGCGACGAATGCGCCTCCTGATGGTGGCGGTCGTCATTACCGTCGTCGTCATGCTATTCTACAGCTCGGGCATGGAGCCGGAAGCCGACGCCGCCCTCAAGGGCTTCTacgagaaaacaaaagaggcCATGGAGCGAGGGACGGCGCGTGGGCAGGCAGTCATCAATTCCCAGACGGGCCAGAAGGCGGGGCACATACCCGCCGACaaggacggcgacggcgacattgacgacgacgacaaggtAGCTTCGCAGGAGCTGCAGGAGCGGCTGCAGGCCGTTGCGCAGGAGgcaaaggacaaggccaacGAGAAGAGCCCGAAGCCGGATATTCCCAGCAGGATCGTGGGCGTGGGCAGCTCGGCCGAAGGACAGGCGAAGAAGGGCCAGGTCAAAgtcggcggtggtggtgatgtaGGGGACAGAGTCAAGACGGACGTgacgaaagaagagacaaaggaagAGCACGAGGCCGAAGTCGAGATCAAcagcatcttgaagaagtcaCCTG tcatcatcttctccaagagcTACTGCCCTTATTCGAAGCGCGCCAAGGGAATTCTCCTGGAGAAATACAGCATCACTCCGGAGCCCTTTGTCGTGGAGCTGGATGAGCACCCGCTCGGtccccatctccaagactatctcctgaagaagacgggaCGCAGAACCGTGCCCAACATCCTGATCAACGGAGTGAGCATTGGCGGCTCCGACGACATTGTTGCGCTAGACAACGAGGACAAGCTGGTTGGCAAGGTTCGCGATCTGGGCCAGGCTCGCATAGAGATTAGCCCGCGCTTCACCAAGGGCGAGCATCAGTAA
- a CDS encoding nucleotide exchange factor SIL1 domain-containing protein produces the protein MPSIRSKGRPLPIIIALILGLLFCLAVPATASASQHSPKAGDKPDLICHTSNPEECYPLVFEPTDEFQIVHDDQQLPNGLHVRLNIWTGKKEAKINVPDEINPALEGLPVDQAVVLVDQEQQETIQVPKGAPKYNNVGKIKEPAPGGEAQVEAIAFMETFEMLKTGVIPSDEEFDHGLEGLEELSHDIYYGLKITEETEVVKALFCLMGTPEGQVSEGTTPRGQQAAAILAGALSNNPSALNEIAKIWTELMDSKCPHDGATIHELFYHHTISPADSPAKVKAAVSAINGLIKDEQIRKHFLENNGMKQLLPILFQEKAEWAGAQRKIGQLVLDTFLDEDMGAQLGQWPRGQALSKEVCVVPETALEDGCWDYHAEMMVRLHGTPWSKELRKRLASARKTNGKLPNHGEL, from the coding sequence ATGCCTTCTATTCGCTCCAAAGGCAGGCCGTTGCCCATCATCATTGCCCTCATTCTGggtttgttgttttgtttagCAGTTCCGGccacagcatcagcatctcagCATTCCCCCAAGGCAGGAGACAAACCAGATTTAATTTGTCACACATCGAATCCAGAAGAGTGTTACCCCCTGGTGTTTGAGCCGACAGATGAGTTCCAGATTGTTCACGATGATCAACAACTACCGAACGGACTTCATGTTCGCTTGAATATCTGGACTGGCaagaaagaagccaagatCAACGTACCCGATGAGATCAACCCCGCTCTAGAAGGACTGCCTGTCGATCAAGCCGTGGTTCTTGTCGaccaggagcagcaagaaaCAATACAAGTACCCAAGGGCGCACCAAAGTACAACAATgttggcaagatcaaggagccTGCGCCAGGAGGAGAGGCTCAGGTAGAAGCTATTGCCTTTATGGAGACCTTCGAAATGCTCAAGACAGGTGTCATCCCGAGCGATGAGGAGTTTGACCACGGGCTGGAAGGACTGGAAGAGCTCTCTCATGACATCTACTATGGACTAAAGATCACCGAGGAAACCGAGGTGGTAAAGGCGCTTTTCTGCCTAATGGGAACCCCTGAAGGCCAAGTCTCTGAGGGAACCACTCCGCGAGGCCAACAAGCGGCAGCTATTCTCGCTGGTGCCCTTTCCAACAACCCTTCGGCACTCAACGAGATTGCCAAGATCTGGACAGAGCTTATGGACTCAAAATGCCCTCATGATGGCGCCACAATCCACGAGCTTTTCTACCATCACACAATCTCGCCTGCTGACTCTCCAGCTaaggtcaaggccgccgtCTCGGCCATCAACGGACTCATCAAGGATGAGCAGATCAGGAAACACTTTCTGGAAAACAACGGCATGAAGCAGCTGTTGCCAATTCTCTTCCAGGAGAAAGCCGAGTGGGCTGGAGCACAGCGAAAGATTGGGCAGCTGGTTCTCGATACCTTCTTGGACGAGGATATGGGCGCCCAGCTTGGCCAATGGCCCAGGGGTCAGGCATTGAGCAAAGAGGTGTGCGTGGTTCCGGAGACGGCGCTAGAGGACGGCTGCTGGGACTATCATgcggagatgatggtgagatTGCATGGTACGCCGTGGAGCAAGGAGTTGCGAAAGAGGCTGGCGAGTGCACGAAAGACGAATGGCAAGCTGCCGAACCATGGCGAGCTATAG
- a CDS encoding SET domain-containing protein, translated as MSSSSPLEIRPHPSKGRGLYATKSFSPGTVISPFTPLLLLPTVSHLSSVCSYCLRPGNPRACSRCHAASYCDATCQAAAWKTVHSRECKALRQGIKDEGRRRQLPTPTRALIQALLCGEIGDGLEDLEGHVLEKKAEGDEWRDVEMMAMAACAFSGKGTAEELVRRAVEMLCKIQNNSFQRFDTDLGVVGLFLEPTLAMANHSCIPNAAVQFIGRSALLVAESPIRAGDEIELAYTFYTDPLFKRREALAHYKFVCNCLRCRDNLNVYQVAAISPNVNLNSQSLVPDVSKFRKHPAVTSPSKQSIINRHSQTADRLSSALATIESLSERRKLLKSEYNKSKALVEEELWAVTPLPDILFRISMLYGEEENFAFALAVACFIATACDPYQYASPYHPVRLAGLFTVANLTTHTAAATAFLANSATSVSKKATLEQKVEETLREIDQVSLCQMLLIMILKYSPEKYSAELSLVSKAQVLLEDIEKLAGREKETSLIDEWQQDPNSEKSQAFFEFAVVQQVNTLANLGREVLRRDFEISAP; from the exons atgtcttcttcctcgcccCTCGAAATCCGGCCTCACCCCTCCAAAGGCCGCGGCCTCTACGCCACAAAATCCTTCTCCCCCGGCACCGTCATCTCCCCCTTcacgcctctcctcctcctgccCACCGTCTCGCACCTCAGCAGCGTCTGCTCATACTGTCTCCGCCCCGGCAACCCTCGGGCCTGCTCCCGCTGTCACGCGGCGTCGTACTGCGATGCGACGTGCCAAGCCGCGGCCTGGAAGACGGTTCATTCACGTGAATGCAAGGCGCTCCGGCAGGGGATCAAGGACGAGGGCCGAAGGAGGCAGTTgccgacgccgacgaggGCGCTAATCCAGGCTTTGCTGTGTGGGGAGATTGGGGACGGGCTGGAGGATCTGGAGGGGCATgtgttggagaagaaggccgagggGGATGAGTGGAGGGACGTtgagatgatggcgatggcggcgTGTGCGTTTTCTGGGAAGGGCACGGCGGAGGAGCTTGTGCGGAGGGCGGTTGAGATGCTTTGCAAG ATTCAAAACAACTCTTTTCAGAGATTCGACACTGACTTGGGGGTTGTTGGTCTGTTCCTGGAGCCGACTCTAGCCATGGCGAACCATTCCTGCATTCCCAATGCGGCGGTCCAATTCATTGGGCGAAGTGCCCTTCTCGTAGCTGAGAGTCCGATTCgagctggtgatgagattgagCTGGCTTATACGT TCTACACGGATCCTCTATTTAAACGAAGAGAAGCACTGGCTCACTACAAGTTTGTATGCAATTGCCTTCGTTGCCGGGATAATCTCAACGTCTATCAAGTCGCAGCCATCTCCCCCAACGTCAACCTCAACAGCCAGAGTCTTGTACCGGATGTCTCAAAGTTTCGCAAGCATCCTGCAGTCACCAGCCCCAGCAAACAATCCATAATCAATCGACATAGCCAGACAGCTGACCGCTTATCAAGTGCATTGGCCACGATTGAGTCACTGTCGGAGCGGCGCAAGCTGTTAAAAAGCGAGTacaacaagagcaaagcTCTAGTTGAAGAGGAGCTATGGGCCGTCACACCGCTCCCCGACATTCTCTTCAGAATATCCATGTTGtacggcgaagaagaaaactttgcctttgctctGGCGGTGGCTTGTTTCATCGCGACAGCTTGTGATCCGTACCAGTATGCCTCGCCGTATCATCCCGTTCGGCTGGCCGGTTTATTCACTGTAGCAAACCTAACTACTCACACCgcggcggcaacggcctTTCTGGCAAACTCGGCTACATCCGTCTCTAAAAAGGCAACGCTGGAACAGAAAGTCGAGGAGACGTTGCGCGAGATTGATCAGGTTTCGTTGTGCCAAATGCTTCTCATCATGATTCTCAAATACTCTCCAGAAAAATATAGTGCAGAGCTAAGTCTTGTTAGCAAAGCACAGGTGCTTCTAGAGGATATTGAGAAGCTAGCAggcagagagaaagaaactTCTTTGATTGATGAGTGGCAGCAAGATCCTAACAGCGAAAAATCTCAAGCTTTCTTCGAGTTTGCTGTCGTCCAGCAAGTGAATACCCTGGCTAATCTGGGAAGGGAAGTCTTGAGACGAGATTTTGAGATTTCTGCTCCTTGA
- a CDS encoding exonuclease domain-containing protein has product MTDAVTDDIVAETASLDQSESSLKRPSPHDEDENLDSQGEWQTVTRPKKKAKKSMLSLNNLRDLITYIFADGTGPQWISVTHRPQFRKIVAIMVPGLEEALFKADVDYASFNDLRDANVDGGSQGSADKDAHPYGSPDAYYPRKLDKDALPEPLKPFADMFPHLWPVKTPGDDKHGKMHSPLAAFLTAPAPKEKTSQKGGVKPAREPHGWKNERTRITEFLASADELTDNGYVIHPALLPEGPRRDNFVAPEGYVITRVDKLEDGDVPEVEIEQGSITAGREILAVDCEMCMTGETEFSLTRISLIDWDGNVVLDELVKPDKPIIDYVTRFSGITEEMLAPVTTTLHDIQEKLLEILTPRTILVGHSLESDTKALRIAHPFIVDTSIIYPHPRGPPLKSSLKWLAQKYLSREIQKGDVLGHNSIEDAKTCLDLVKQKLARAGTAYKAQGGDAALGGVEVGKTSAAVDWGDPSKGLGAGATHKLGCRTDEDVTTNIIRAVLGDEDGAVIRGGGVDFVWGRMRELEALQGWWNKNAPERDADAASEAVGVDVPSEGSSPLEQALVRLTERLVRIHEALPPCTAFIIYSGSGDPRRMAQLQHMHAQWRKEYNTPGKKWDELSVKWTDVEEQALKRAVQKARSGVGFLNVK; this is encoded by the exons ATGACTGACGCCGTCACTGATGACATCGTTGCTGAAACAGCCTCTCTTGACCAGAGTGAAAGCAGCCTCAAGAGGCCTAGCcctcatgatgaagacgagaaTCTAGATAGCCAGGGAGAGTGGCAAACCGTCACCAgacccaagaagaaggcgaagaag TCCATGCTCAGCCTTAATAACCTGCGCGACCTTATCACCTACATATTTGCCGATGGTACCGGTCCCCAGTGGATCTCAGTCACTCATCGGCCGCAGTTCAGAAAGATTGTGGCCATCATGGTGCCTGGTCTTGAGGAGGCCCTCTTCAAGGCAGACGTTGACTACGCAAGTTTCAATGACCTCCGAGATGCAAATGTGGATGGAGGCAGCCAGGGAAGCGCAGATAAAGACGCTCATCCTTATGGCTCCCCAGACGCATATTATCCGCGCAAACTCGACAAGGATGCGCTGCCAGAGCCGCTGAAGCCATTTGCCGATATGTTCCCCCATCTCTGGCCCGTCAAAACACCTGGCGACGATAAACATGGGAAAATGCATTCGCCTTTGGCCGCCTTCCTTACTGCCCCGGCACCAAAGGAGAAGACTTCACAAAAAGGAGGCGTGAAGCCCGCGAGAGAGCCCCATGGATGGAAGAACGAGAGGACGCGCATCACAGAGTTCCTAGCTTCTGCTGATGAACTAACGGACAACGGCTACGTCATTCATCCGGCTCTCCTTCCAGAAGGGCCACGACGAGACAACTTTGTAGCCCCAGAAGGATATGTCATCACAAGAGTAGACAAgcttgaggatggcgatgttcCTGAGGTCGAAATCGAACAGGGCAGCATCACGGCTGGCAGAGAGATCTTGGCGGTTGATTGCGAAATGTGCATGACGGGCGAGACCGAATTTTCGTTGACTCGCATTAGTCTCATCGACTGGGACGGAAATGTTGTGCTGGATGAGCTTGTGAAACCCGACAAGCCCATCATCGACTACGTTACGCGGTTTTCCGGCATCAcggaggagatgctggcaCCCGTGACAACTACGCTCCATGACATACAGGAGAAGCTCCTTGAAATTCTCACTCCGCGCACTATTCTAGTGGGCCACTCCCTCGAATCCGACACCAAGGCATTACGGATTGCTCATCCTTTCATCGTTGACACTTCCATTATATACCCTCATCCTCGCGGCCCTCCACTAAAGTCGTCGCTCAAATGGCTCGCTCAAAAGTATCTGTCTCGAGAAATCCAAAAAGGAGACGTTCTGGGCCATAACAGCATCGAAGACGCCAAAACTTGCCTTGACCTCGTGAAGCAGAA ACTCGCACGCGCCGGAACAGCTTATAAAGCTCAGGGAGGAGACGCTGCTCtcggcggcgtcgaggtTGGCAAAACCAGTGCTGCCGTTGATTGGGGTGACCCTTCCAAGGGTCTCGGAGCGGGAGCCACGCACAAGCTCGGGTGCAGGACCGACGAGGACGTGACGACAAACATCATCCGAGCCGTCCTcggtgatgaagacggtgcGGTCATCCGGGGCGGCGGAGTGGACTTTGTCTGGGGCCGAATGCGTGAGCTGGAAGCCCTGCAGGGATGGTGGAACAAGAATGCCCCCGAAAGGGACGCGGACGCCGCGTCTGAAGCCGTCGGGGTTGATGTTCCATCCGAGGGCTCCTCTCCTCTAGAGCAGGCCCTCGTCCGGCTCACGGAGCGCCTCGTTCGCATCCACGAGGCTCTTCCGCCTTGCACCGCCTTTATCATCTACAGTGGCTCTGGTGACCCGCGCAGGATGGCCCAGCTTCAGCATATGCATGCTCAGTGGCGCAAGGAGTACAACACGCCTGGCAAGAAGTGGGATGAACTGAGCGTCAAGTGGACTGATGTGGAGGAACAGGCGTTGAAGCGGGCCGTTCAGAAGGCGCGGTCAGGAGTTGGTTTTTTGAACGTTAAATAG
- a CDS encoding heterokaryon incompatibility protein (HET) domain-containing protein produces the protein MKLINVHNLKLEEYVGNEIPPYAILSHTWGAEEVTFEEWQRSPRPTHKAGFRKILNATRQAELDGLDYLWVDTNCIDKTSSAELSENINSMFTYYSRAAVCYVHLEDVYWTKPVDAEPSQLHDQLQVSRWFTRGWTLQELLAPRHMVFFAEPWERFGTKSGLLGLLADITGIEEKFLREPKQILHAASVAKRMSWASRRQTTRPEDMAYCLLGLFGINLPLLYGEGWKAFLRLQEEIIKAYNDQSIFCWCYIDAPVGWHSFLAPSPRSFADSADFASFRGDSSTTIQPYTITNAGLSMTLPSVYTCDGRIVILDVVHNYIDPWGSQRVGIPVTWTQELGCYRRLERPRRPVLIATAMIEHNPRENLYFYCKSLVQADAATGFYDTWLEEGYSLLLTFDMPVRIEWTNDRRSDPGYEDSTENFDFQAHLSCVRIEYDMRVKSTQHRIIVFSHLEDSKKYAALFITVIRMSKKEGGGVIWYAEVIPLHIPHNNPHGRTAIDFESLVIDTLEGLTGQNLGGKPMSRSVQRGLHLTNTGHISETSAELSRHFPKPILGAGISIMHRKGGGGANSNKSAGTLGPYWADTQRALHVILNDEVNYMEIYWQIRASPAPSDSTPWMPSYAGIEENRKMIHGVVLRKKQRQLSAKRGVMEFWD, from the coding sequence ATGAAACTGATCAACGTGCACAACCTGAAGCTGGAGGAATATGTCGGCAACGAGATCCCGCCGTACGCGATCCTGTCGCACACCTGGGGCGCCGAAGAGGTGACGTTTGAAGAGTGGCAGAGGAGTCCACGGCCGACGCACAAGGCTGGGTTTCGCAAGATTTTGAATGCGACGAGACAGGCTGAGCTGGATGGACTTGATTACTTGTGGGTTGATACGAATTGTATCGACAAGACCAGCAGCGCGGAGCTTTCTGAGAACATTAATTCCATGTTTACGTACTATAGCCGGGCGGCGGTTTGTTATGTGCATCTCGAGGATGTGTATTGGACGAAGCCGGTTGATGCGGAACCATCGCAGTTACACGATCAGCTGCAGGTTAGTCGGTGGTTCACTAGGGGATGGACGCTTCAGGAGCTTCTCGCCCCGAGGCACATGGTGTTTTTCGCCGAGCCGTGGGAGCGGTTCGGGACCAAGTCGGGGTTGCTGGGGTTACTGGCCGACATCACGGGCATCGAAGAGAAGTTCCTGAGAGAGCCGAAGCAGATCCTCCACGCTGCCAGCGTTGCGAAGCGCATGTCGTGGGCGTCGAGGAGGCAGACGACGCGGCCTGAGGACATGGCGTACTGTCTCTTGGGActctttggcatcaatcTGCCTCTGCTCTATGGCGAAGGCTGGAAGGCGTTTTTGCGGCTTCAGGAGGAGATTATCAAGGCGTACAATGATCAGTCTATATTCTGCTGGTGCTACATTGATGCTCCTGTGGGCTGGCACAGCTTCCTTGCTCCGAGTCCGCGATCTTTTGCAGACTCGGCTGATTTTGCCAGTTTTCGAGGGGATTCCAGTACAACGATTCAACCATACACGATTACCAACGCGGGACTCTCCATGACCTTGCCCTCGGTTTACACATGTGATGGCAGAATCGTCATACTCGATGTAGTACACAATTACATCGATCCCTGGGGCAGCCAACGTGTCGGAATCCCCGTAACATGGACCCAAGAACTCGGCTGCTACCGTCGCCTCGAACGCCCTCGCCGCCCAGTCCTAATTGCCACCGCCATGATCGAGCACAATCCCAGAGAGAATCTCTACTTCTACTGCAAATCGCTCGTCCAAGCCGACGCCGCCACGGGCTTCTACGACACCTGGCTCGAGGAAGGCTACTCTCTCCTCCTGACATTCGACATGCCCGTGAGGATAGAATGGACGAATGACAGGCGATCGGACCCGGGGTACGAAGACTCGACGGAAAATTTCGACTTTCAAGCACATCTGAGCTGCGTCCGCATAGAATACGACATGCGCGTGAAAAGCACCCAGCACAgaatcatcgtcttctcccaTCTAGAAGACTCCAAGAAATACGccgccctcttcatcaccgtAATAAGAATGTCCAAGAAAGAAGGCGGCGGCGTAATCTGGTACGCCGAAGTCATCCCCCTCCATATCCCTCACAACAACCCCCACGGAAGAACAGCGATCGACTTTGAATCCCTCGTCATCGACACCCTCGAAGGCCTCACGGGCCAAAACCTCGGCGGCAAGCCCATGAGCCGCTCCGTCCAAAGGGGCCTCCACCTCACAAACACGGGCCACATCTCCGAGACGAGCGCAGAGCTCAGCCGGCACTTCCCCAAGCCGATCCTCGGAGCGGGCATATCCATCATGCACcgaaaaggaggaggaggcgcgAATAGTAACAAGAGCGCGGGGACGCTGGGCCCATACTGGGCGGACACACAGCGGGCATTGCATGTTATACTGAATGACGAGGTTAATTATATGGAGATTTACTGGCAGATTCGGGCGAGTCCGGCGCCTTCGGATTCGACGCCGTGGATGCCGTCGTATGCGGGCATTGAGGAGAACCGGAAAATGATACACGGGGTTGTGCtaaggaagaagcagcgacAGTTGTCTGCAAAACGAGGCGTCATGGAGTTTTGGGACTAA